The Vicia villosa cultivar HV-30 ecotype Madison, WI linkage group LG1, Vvil1.0, whole genome shotgun sequence genome includes a region encoding these proteins:
- the LOC131643985 gene encoding cytochrome P450 709B1-like: MGYLIAIAMLILTIVMITKIWRVCIILFWRPYAFTKHFRKQGVIGPPSYSCVHGSLHDIKTMMKDARKMIMDKHSHDITQRVLPHYHIWSSLYGERFLYWYGTEPRICITDAELAKEILSNKFGFYEKPKVRPSFVTLIGYGLVLLRGVDWVKRRRILNPAFSMDKLKVMISRMAAPACTISMLDEWKRQLAIEAKNKSFTIEMSQEFRELTSDIIAHTSFGTSFVHGREAFDAQTQLQHLIVASTSDVFIPGTQYFPTKSNLEIWKLDKKMKKSLQCIIESRLNSQSVSSSYGDDLLGIMMDTKNDGPNKLNMNEIIDECKTFFLAGHETTSSLLVWTVFLLSLHKDWQDKLRQEVMQICGMEIPDPDMLSKLKMVNMVLLEALRLYCPAIELERMASKDMKLGDLMIPRGTCLMIPIIMIHRSKEYWGEDSNEFNPMRFINGVSKAAKHPNALLAFSIGPRNCIGQNFAMMEAKTVITLILQRFCWSLSPDYQHAPVNNLTLQPQHGLPIIVKPLQF; this comes from the exons ATGGGATATCTAATTGCTATAGCAATGTTAATTCTCACTATTGTGATGATTACAAAGATTTGGAGAGTATGTATAATTCTCTTTTGGAGACCATATGCATTTACTAAGCACTTTCGAAAGCAAGGAGTCATAGGACCACCATCTTACTCATGTGTTCATGGTTCTCTTCATGATATCAAAACAATGATGAAAGATGCAAGAAAAATGATTATGGATAAACACTCACATGATATTACTCAAAGGGTTCTTCCTCACTATCACATATGGTCCTCTTTATACG GAGAGAGATTTCTATATTGGTACGGAACAGAACCAAGGATTTGCATAACTGATGCCGAGCTGGCAAAAGAGATTTTATCCAATAAATTTGGTTTTTACGAAAAACCAAAAGTAAGGCCTTCATTTGTAACATTGATAGGATATGGATTAGTTCTACTGAGAGGAGTGGATTGGGTTAAGCGCAGAAGAATACTCAATCCTGCTTTTTCCATGGATAAACTCAAG GTTATGATAAGTAGAATGGCAGCACCAGCatgtaccatttccatgttagATGAATGGAAAAGACAATTAGCCATTGAAGCAAAGAACAAATCATTTACAATAGAGATGAGTCAAGAATTTCGAGAACTAACATCTGATATAATAGCTCATACTTCCTTCGGTACGAGCTTTGTTCATGGAAGAGAAGCCTTTGATGCACAAACACAACTTCAACACCTTATTGTAGCTTCAACTTCCGATGTTTTCATTCCTGGAACTCA ATATTTTCCTACTAAGTCAAATTTGGAGATATGGAAGCTTGataagaaaatgaagaaatcaCTACAATGCATTATTGAAAGTAGGTTGAATTCTCAATCAGTTAGCTCATCTTATGGAGATGATCTATTAGGCATAATGATGGATACAAAAAATGATGGTCCTAATAAGTTGAACATGAATGAAATCATTGATGAATGCAAGACCTTTTTCTTGGCTGGTCATGAAACCACTTCAAGCTTACTTGTTTGGACTGTCTTTTTGTTGAGTTTGCATAAAGATTGGCAAGATAAACTCAGACAAGAGGTCATGCAGATTTGCGGCATGGAAATTCCTGATCCTGATATGCTATCAAAGTTAAAAATG GTGAATATGGTATTGTTGGAAGCATTAAGATTGTATTGTCCTGCAATAGAACTAGAAAGAATGGCTTCAAAAGATATGAAACTAGGAGATTTAATGATCCCAAGAGGAACATGTCTCATGATCCCAATTATAATGATTCACAGGAGTAAAGAATACTGGGGTGAAGATTCAAATGAGTTCAATCCAATGAGATTCATAAATGGAGTTTCTAAGGCTGCAAAACACCCAAATGCACTACTTGCATTTTCTATTGGTCCAAGAAACTGCATTGGTCAGAATTTTGCTATGATGGAAGCTAAAACAGTGATAACTTTAATTCTTCAGAGGTTTTGTTGGTCTCTTTCTCCTGACTATCAACATGCACCTGTTAATAACCTTACTTTGCAGCCACAACATGGTCTTCCCATCATTGTAAAACCATTGCAGTTTTAA